The Blautia pseudococcoides genome segment CGGTATGCTGCCCTTGCGTAAGCTGCAATGACAGAGGAAGTGAATTCCGGATTTGAATCCAGTTTCAGACTGTACTCAATTACATGACTGTGCTCTTGCTCCCATCCTGTCTTTCCTGTACGGATAACAAATCCTCCGTGAGGAAGTCCCGCGTGCTCAGCTTTCATCTGCTCCTCACTGATGAAATGCACAGTTGTCTCATACTCATCAAAATAATTGGGCATTGTCTTGATCTCTTTTTCAATTTTCTCTTTATCAGCGCCATCTTCTGCCACTACAAACACTTCACGTGTATGCTTTTCTCCGGTTGTCAGTACCGGATTCTCGCCGTTTCTGACTGCCGAAAGCGCTTTTTCCACAGGAATGGTATACTGTCTTGCATCCACAACTCCATCAATTCTTCTGACTGCATCTGAATGTCCCTGACTTACGCCTTTTCCCCAGAAGGTGTAGTCTGTTCCTTCCGGCAGAATGGCATTGGAATACAGACGGTTCAAAGAAAACATGCCCGGATCCCAGCCCACTGAGATCAGGCCGATCTTCCCGCTCTTCTTTGCCGCTGCATCTACATCTGCAAAATGCTCAGGAATTTTTGCATGAGTATCAAAGCTGTCCACCACGTTGAAATACTGTGCAAACTCAGGTGTCTGCTTCGGTAAGTCTGTTGCGCTTCCGCCGCACAGGATCAGAACGTCAATCTCGTCCTTCATCTTCACAGCTTCATCCACATGATATACTTTTGCAGTCTCTGTCATGATATGGACATCTGCAGGATCACGGCGTGTAAAAACAGCAGCAAGCTCCATATCCGGGTTCTGTTTCACCGCACATTCTACTCCGCGTCCCAGATTACCATAGCCTAAAATTCCGATTCTTATACTCATCCTTTATCTCTCCTGTTAATTTTTTCTATCGTGTTTCCCTTTTCATCCCACTAAGTATAACAAATTCCCTTTTTCACTTCAACCTGCAAAATTCATAAATCAGCCGATGCCTCCGTAAAAAATACCTAAAATATATACAACAAAAGTCATTCCCACAAAGAGATATTTTGTCGCAGGCTCGAACCATTTCCCAAGGGCTTTTGTCCGTCCCATCTGCACCTGTTCTCTGGCAAACCCTTTTGGCGCTGCCCAGAAAAACATCACTGCGGCCAGGAGCGCGCCGAGAGGGATAATATAAATGGAAACCACATCCATCCACATGCTGACCATATCAGCACTCTCGATAAAGATCCCCACTGCTGCCGCCGCAAAGGCCACCAGAATGACCGCCATCTTCCTTGACAGTCCAAACTGTTCCTGAAGCGCCTCAATGGGTGTCTCAAACAAGTTCATCAGGGAAGTCACCGCAGCAAACAGTACAGCCACAAAAAATACCACTGCGAACAACTGGCCAAATGGCATCTGCCGGAACACCTCAGGAAGTGTAATGAACATCAGCGGAGGTCCCGCGGACACATCCAGCCCAAAGGCAAAGACAGCCGGAATCACAACCAGACCTGCAAGGATAGCGGCACAGGTATCAAAAAACGCCACATTCCTGGCACTCTCCACCACATCCACATCCTTTGACAGGTAACTGCCGTACACCAAAGTGCCCGACCCTGCCAGAGACAGGGAAAAGAATGCCTGCCCAAGGGCAAACACCCAGGTTTTGGGCTGCGCGAGATATTCCCATTTGGGCACAAAGAGATATTTATAGCCCTCTCCCACATTTCCCAGCGTCAGCACACGCACCATGAGAAACAAAAAGAAAACAAAGAACAGGGGCATCATAACCTTATTCATCTTCTCGATCCCTTTGGAAACCCCAAACGCCATAATAAGGAAGGTCACAGCCAGACCTGCCATATGCCATCCCACGCTTCCAAATCCACCTGCGATCTCTCCAA includes the following:
- a CDS encoding diaminopimelate dehydrogenase — encoded protein: MSIRIGILGYGNLGRGVECAVKQNPDMELAAVFTRRDPADVHIMTETAKVYHVDEAVKMKDEIDVLILCGGSATDLPKQTPEFAQYFNVVDSFDTHAKIPEHFADVDAAAKKSGKIGLISVGWDPGMFSLNRLYSNAILPEGTDYTFWGKGVSQGHSDAVRRIDGVVDARQYTIPVEKALSAVRNGENPVLTTGEKHTREVFVVAEDGADKEKIEKEIKTMPNYFDEYETTVHFISEEQMKAEHAGLPHGGFVIRTGKTGWEQEHSHVIEYSLKLDSNPEFTSSVIAAYARAAYRLNREGQSGCRTVFDIAPAYLTVKSPEELRKHML
- a CDS encoding sodium-dependent transporter, translated to MKKNPAGASQTRDAFRSKFGFIVACVGSAVGMGNIWMFPYRTGQYGGAAFLIPYFIFVAILGFSGVVGEMAFGRAMKTGPSGAFGSVMEMRGLKGGRLIGMIPVLGSLAIGIGYSVVVGWFLRFLWGSLSGTMFRAPDVSAYFGEIAGGFGSVGWHMAGLAVTFLIMAFGVSKGIEKMNKVMMPLFFVFFLFLMVRVLTLGNVGEGYKYLFVPKWEYLAQPKTWVFALGQAFFSLSLAGSGTLVYGSYLSKDVDVVESARNVAFFDTCAAILAGLVVIPAVFAFGLDVSAGPPLMFITLPEVFRQMPFGQLFAVVFFVAVLFAAVTSLMNLFETPIEALQEQFGLSRKMAVILVAFAAAAVGIFIESADMVSMWMDVVSIYIIPLGALLAAVMFFWAAPKGFAREQVQMGRTKALGKWFEPATKYLFVGMTFVVYILGIFYGGIG